A single window of Methylocella tundrae DNA harbors:
- the tagF gene encoding type VI secretion system-associated protein TagF, translated as MRCGLYGKLPCKRDFIAISTPRAFLRVWEPWLEAGLKEGREQGATGDWTAIFNSAPIWRFWLGPALCGEAFTGAFMPSVDALGRMFPLTLAGAASGTDALEPPDVAPRDQWFAEVEDLLLDALDPDAAFETLVERLAALGAEREQPHENALARLFAAMRREQPALPAETATFWWTVGGADCPPLALMREAMPTPATFADMMSRRQSHLQDAEKENRPQAIVQSG; from the coding sequence ATGCGCTGCGGCCTCTATGGAAAACTGCCCTGCAAGCGCGATTTCATTGCGATATCGACGCCGCGCGCTTTCCTGCGCGTCTGGGAGCCCTGGCTCGAGGCAGGCCTGAAGGAAGGACGCGAGCAGGGCGCGACCGGCGATTGGACAGCGATTTTCAATTCGGCGCCGATCTGGCGTTTCTGGCTCGGACCGGCGCTGTGCGGCGAGGCTTTCACGGGCGCCTTCATGCCATCCGTCGATGCGCTCGGCCGGATGTTTCCCTTGACGCTGGCCGGCGCGGCCTCGGGGACTGATGCGCTGGAGCCGCCCGATGTCGCCCCTCGCGACCAGTGGTTCGCGGAGGTTGAGGATCTGCTGCTTGACGCGCTCGATCCGGACGCCGCCTTCGAGACCCTTGTCGAAAGGCTCGCCGCGCTTGGCGCCGAGCGCGAGCAGCCGCATGAAAACGCGCTGGCCAGGCTGTTCGCCGCCATGCGGCGCGAGCAGCCGGCGCTCCCGGCCGAGACCGCGACATTCTGGTGGACGGTCGGAGGCGCCGACTGCCCGCCCCTGGCGCTGATGCGCGAGGCGATGCCGACGCCAGCGACGTTTGCCGACATGATGAGCCGGCGCCAAAGTCACCTCCAGGACGCCGAAAAAGAGAACCGTCCGCAAGCGATCGTACAATCGGGATGA
- a CDS encoding PP2C family protein-serine/threonine phosphatase has protein sequence MKDMSRKFESGAATDVGKVRLENEDAHLVLPESGIFAVADGMGGHEAGKLASTVVIDALRKIAEPSSVAELLTRCRERLALANDQLLEIADERGGIVIGATVAAVLAWEGYYACVWSGDSRIYLVRQGAIQQISRDHTEVAELVAEGVLTAEEAQTWPRRNVITRAVGVYHELELDVAQGVLEKDDVFVICSDGLTTHVSDAEILESACLIAPQGACDRLVALTMERGAIDNVTVVITHYAPRGSTVVFAQDHAPQARWMPR, from the coding sequence ATGAAAGACATGTCGCGCAAGTTCGAAAGCGGGGCCGCCACGGACGTCGGCAAGGTGCGGCTCGAAAACGAGGACGCACACCTCGTGCTCCCCGAAAGCGGCATCTTCGCGGTCGCTGACGGCATGGGCGGCCATGAAGCCGGAAAACTGGCGAGCACCGTCGTCATCGACGCCTTGCGCAAGATCGCCGAGCCATCCTCCGTCGCCGAACTCTTGACCCGCTGCCGGGAGCGCCTCGCCCTCGCCAATGACCAGCTGCTCGAGATCGCCGACGAACGCGGCGGCATCGTCATCGGCGCGACGGTCGCGGCCGTTCTCGCCTGGGAGGGCTATTACGCCTGCGTCTGGTCGGGCGACAGCCGCATCTATCTGGTGCGCCAGGGCGCGATCCAGCAGATTTCACGCGATCACACCGAGGTCGCGGAGCTCGTCGCCGAGGGCGTCCTGACCGCGGAGGAGGCGCAGACCTGGCCGCGCCGCAACGTCATCACGCGAGCCGTCGGCGTCTATCATGAACTCGAACTCGACGTCGCCCAGGGCGTGCTTGAAAAGGACGACGTCTTCGTCATCTGCAGCGACGGATTGACGACCCATGTCAGCGACGCCGAAATCCTCGAAAGCGCCTGCCTCATCGCTCCCCAGGGCGCTTGCGACAGGCTGGTCGCGCTGACCATGGAGCGCGGCGCCATTGATAATGTGACGGTCGTCATCACACACTACGCGCCGCGTGGTTCGACGGTGGTCTTCGCGCAGGATCATGCGCCGCAAGCGCGTTGGATGCCGCGATGA
- a CDS encoding serine/threonine-protein kinase, translated as MNQAATFGSTRPIIPAGTQLNGIYEIDEPIAAGGMGEIYKGHAIQTGDIVAIKLIRSDLAEAEAAFALFRKEASALHNLYHEAIVRYYVFTVDPVLERPYLAMEYVDGQSLSAMLRGGPLAFDAVQRLMQRIAAGLDAAHERGIVHRDVSPDNIIIPAGDMARAKIIDFGIARSTRLEDEGTVIGSGFAGKYNYVSPEQLGLFGGHITPKSDIYSLGLVLAEALRNGPIDMGGNHVDVIEKRRVVPDLSGIDERLRPLIEHMLQPNPDDRPASMAEVAAWRADASGVKRPARRASQAQAPKPARAGVTFSRLTLTLAGAAAVGLLVTAPLVYSALHPPPSIIPPAPLLQSESASNVREPAPPQRSAPAPAAIPDTAPARPGLAPMNLARLDPEQPAMLKTAALTEAEQRARLQAITKMINQFDGGDCVFARPIVLADQSPAIEGFGLSTAPFRSLDQAFEQANGYEADIGVRQVAAAQCPAVTFLGQLRNTPAAPLKIELAASSLRVGQPLTGTISGADGREVSVVTVADDGSVRVIPTTRSRDDALTFSSRASAELGDGKLQFVLAVAAPKILPGLRPGQAGTAGKLFPQILNEAERNGQTIAAAAQSFKVDK; from the coding sequence ATGAATCAGGCCGCCACATTCGGATCGACGCGGCCGATCATTCCGGCCGGGACGCAGCTGAATGGCATTTATGAGATCGACGAGCCGATCGCCGCCGGCGGCATGGGCGAAATCTACAAGGGCCACGCGATCCAGACCGGCGACATCGTCGCGATCAAACTGATCCGCTCCGACCTCGCCGAAGCCGAGGCGGCCTTCGCGCTGTTTCGGAAGGAAGCCTCCGCGCTTCACAACCTCTATCATGAAGCGATCGTCCGCTATTATGTCTTCACGGTCGATCCCGTGCTGGAGCGGCCCTATCTCGCGATGGAATATGTCGACGGGCAATCGCTGTCGGCGATGTTGCGCGGGGGGCCGCTCGCCTTCGACGCGGTGCAAAGGCTGATGCAGCGTATCGCCGCCGGACTCGACGCCGCGCATGAACGCGGCATCGTGCATCGCGATGTCTCGCCGGACAACATCATCATCCCCGCGGGCGACATGGCGCGCGCGAAAATCATCGATTTCGGCATCGCCCGTTCGACCCGTCTCGAGGACGAAGGAACGGTGATCGGCAGCGGCTTCGCCGGCAAGTATAATTATGTTTCGCCCGAGCAGCTCGGCTTGTTCGGCGGCCACATCACGCCGAAATCCGATATCTACAGTCTTGGCCTCGTGCTCGCCGAAGCTTTGCGCAACGGCCCGATCGACATGGGCGGCAACCATGTCGACGTCATCGAAAAACGCCGCGTCGTGCCGGACCTCAGCGGCATCGACGAGCGCCTGCGTCCCCTGATCGAGCACATGCTGCAGCCAAACCCCGACGACCGGCCAGCCTCCATGGCGGAGGTGGCGGCATGGCGCGCGGACGCCAGCGGGGTCAAGCGGCCAGCGCGGCGCGCCTCTCAGGCGCAGGCGCCAAAGCCGGCGCGCGCCGGCGTCACCTTCAGCCGGCTGACTTTGACGCTGGCGGGCGCCGCCGCCGTCGGCCTCCTCGTGACCGCGCCGCTCGTCTATTCGGCTCTGCATCCGCCGCCATCCATCATCCCGCCGGCCCCGTTGCTGCAAAGCGAAAGCGCGTCGAACGTCCGCGAGCCGGCGCCCCCCCAGCGCTCCGCGCCAGCGCCCGCGGCGATCCCGGATACGGCGCCCGCCCGGCCGGGGCTCGCGCCGATGAATCTCGCAAGACTCGATCCCGAACAGCCGGCGATGCTGAAAACCGCGGCGCTAACCGAGGCGGAGCAGCGCGCCCGCCTGCAAGCCATCACCAAGATGATCAATCAATTTGATGGCGGAGACTGCGTCTTCGCGAGACCAATCGTGCTTGCCGACCAAAGTCCCGCGATCGAAGGATTCGGGCTTTCGACGGCGCCGTTTCGCAGCCTCGATCAAGCCTTCGAGCAAGCCAATGGATATGAGGCCGATATCGGCGTGCGGCAGGTGGCGGCGGCGCAATGCCCTGCGGTCACCTTCCTCGGTCAATTGCGCAACACGCCGGCAGCGCCTTTGAAAATCGAGCTCGCCGCCTCATCCCTTCGCGTCGGCCAGCCGTTGACGGGAACGATTTCAGGCGCCGACGGGCGCGAGGTCAGCGTCGTCACCGTCGCCGACGACGGCTCGGTGCGCGTCATTCCGACGACGCGCTCCCGCGACGACGCTCTGACTTTCAGCTCCCGCGCCAGCGCCGAGCTTGGCGACGGCAAGCTGCAGTTCGTCCTCGCCGTGGCCGCGCCGAAGATCCTGCCCGGTCTGCGTCCAGGCCAGGCGGGCACGGCGGGGAAATTGTTTCCGCAGATTCTGAACGAAGCCGAGCGAAACGGTCAAACGATCGCCGCGGCGGCGCAATCTTTCAAAGTCGATAAATGA
- a CDS encoding FAD-containing oxidoreductase, producing MSSRFDAIIIGAGQAGPPLAGRLTKAGLKVALVERKFFGGTCVNTGCMPTKTLVASAYAAHMARRAADFGVMISGGVGVDMKAVKARADTVSGKARAGVESWLRGMANCVVYQGHARFESTREVRVGDDLLEADRIFINVGARAIIPHMPGIDRINYLTNSSVLQLDALPKRLCIIGGSYIGLEFAQMYRRFGADVTVVEMRPRLIGREDDDVSAAVRDMLEKEGVEIRLDAECVSFRSEGDVIGVGVDCRSGAPEISCSHVLLAVGRRPNTDDLGLDRAGVEIDERGHIVVDDQLRTAVPGVWALGECNGKGAFTHTAYHDFEIAAANMLDGDPRRISDRIEAYALYVDPPLARIGLTESAARASGRRVLVGERPMTRVGRAVEKAETTGFMRILVDADSREILGATILGTSGDEAIHCILDVMYAKAPYTVLQRAVHIHPTVSELLPTLLGELKPLV from the coding sequence GTGAGCTCCCGTTTCGACGCGATCATCATTGGCGCTGGCCAGGCCGGGCCGCCGCTCGCCGGGCGTCTCACAAAGGCGGGACTGAAAGTCGCGCTTGTCGAGCGTAAGTTTTTCGGCGGCACCTGCGTCAATACCGGCTGTATGCCCACAAAAACTCTCGTCGCCAGCGCCTATGCGGCGCATATGGCGCGGCGGGCGGCCGATTTCGGCGTCATGATCAGCGGCGGCGTCGGCGTCGACATGAAGGCGGTGAAGGCGCGCGCCGACACCGTTTCCGGCAAGGCCCGCGCCGGCGTCGAATCCTGGTTGAGAGGCATGGCGAATTGCGTAGTCTACCAGGGCCACGCTCGCTTTGAGTCGACGCGGGAGGTCCGGGTCGGCGATGACCTTTTGGAAGCCGACCGCATCTTCATCAATGTCGGCGCCCGCGCGATCATTCCGCACATGCCGGGGATCGACCGGATCAATTATTTGACCAATTCCTCCGTCTTGCAGCTCGACGCTTTGCCGAAGCGTCTCTGCATCATCGGCGGCAGCTATATCGGGCTCGAATTCGCGCAAATGTACCGCCGCTTCGGCGCTGACGTGACCGTTGTCGAGATGCGGCCGCGTCTCATCGGGCGCGAGGATGATGATGTGTCGGCGGCCGTCAGGGACATGCTCGAAAAGGAGGGCGTCGAGATCCGGCTCGACGCGGAATGCGTCAGTTTCAGATCCGAAGGCGATGTCATCGGCGTCGGCGTCGACTGCCGATCGGGCGCGCCGGAAATCTCCTGCTCGCATGTTTTGCTGGCGGTGGGCCGGCGCCCCAACACCGACGACCTCGGGCTTGACAGAGCGGGCGTCGAAATCGATGAGCGCGGCCACATTGTCGTCGACGATCAGCTGCGCACCGCTGTTCCGGGCGTTTGGGCGCTCGGCGAGTGCAATGGCAAGGGCGCCTTTACCCACACGGCCTATCATGATTTCGAGATCGCCGCGGCGAATATGCTCGATGGAGATCCGCGCCGGATCAGCGACCGCATCGAGGCCTATGCGCTCTATGTCGATCCCCCTTTGGCGCGGATCGGCCTCACGGAAAGCGCGGCGCGCGCCTCAGGCAGGCGCGTGCTCGTCGGAGAGCGCCCCATGACGCGGGTTGGACGCGCTGTCGAGAAGGCCGAGACGACGGGCTTCATGAGAATACTCGTCGATGCCGACAGCAGGGAAATTCTCGGTGCGACGATACTCGGGACCAGCGGAGACGAGGCGATCCACTGTATTCTTGATGTGATGTACGCCAAGGCGCCCTATACGGTTCTGCAACGCGCCGTGCATATTCATCCAACGGTCTCGGAACTTCTTCCAACGCTGCTCGGAGAGCTTAAGCCCCTTGTTTGA
- the cobF gene encoding precorrin-6A synthase (deacetylating) codes for MRKILIIGIGAGDPDYMTVQAINALNRADVFFIPDKGDEKAGLRNQRLAICERYIKAKAPRFVTFRTPERARDFTDYKANVADWHAAIGKSYKRMFAEELGEDQCGAFLVWGDPALYDSTLRIVENLLASGAIAFDYEIIPGISSIQALAAKHKISLNRIGESVLVTTGRKLAENFPSDADSVVVLLDGDQTFASINDEDMEIYWGANIGAPEELLASGKLADVKDEIKALRERLKRENGWVMDAYLLRKAKDG; via the coding sequence TTGCGGAAAATTCTGATCATCGGAATTGGCGCGGGCGACCCGGACTACATGACTGTTCAGGCGATCAATGCGCTGAACCGCGCCGACGTCTTCTTCATTCCCGACAAGGGCGATGAAAAAGCCGGCCTCAGAAACCAGCGCCTCGCCATCTGCGAGCGTTATATCAAGGCGAAGGCGCCTCGCTTCGTGACGTTTCGAACGCCGGAGCGCGCGAGGGATTTTACCGACTATAAAGCCAATGTCGCGGACTGGCATGCGGCGATCGGAAAAAGCTATAAACGCATGTTCGCCGAGGAGCTCGGCGAAGACCAATGCGGCGCCTTCCTCGTCTGGGGCGATCCGGCGCTCTATGACAGCACCTTGCGCATCGTCGAGAACCTTCTGGCGAGCGGGGCAATCGCTTTCGATTACGAGATCATCCCCGGCATCAGCAGCATCCAGGCGCTGGCGGCAAAGCACAAGATCTCCTTGAACCGCATCGGCGAATCCGTCCTCGTCACCACAGGCCGCAAACTGGCGGAGAACTTTCCGTCCGACGCGGACAGCGTCGTCGTGCTGCTCGACGGCGACCAGACGTTTGCGTCCATCAATGACGAGGACATGGAGATCTATTGGGGCGCCAATATAGGCGCGCCTGAAGAGCTGCTGGCCTCCGGCAAACTCGCCGACGTGAAGGACGAGATCAAGGCCCTGCGCGAGCGTTTGAAACGCGAGAACGGCTGGGTGATGGACGCCTATCTCCTGCGCAAGGCGAAAGACGGATGA
- a CDS encoding TDT family transporter, translated as MVRQFTPNWFAATMGSGVLALALNQFPFAIPGLHETARALWMFNIALFVLFSLLYTARWVFFFDGARRIFGHPVASMFFGAIPMGLATIVNGFLVFGVPLWGERAVAIAAALWRADVALSLACGILIPFLMFTRQDHSIAKMTAVWLLPVVAAEVAAASGALLAPHLAPSEAFGVVIASYALWAFSVPLAMSLLVILLLRLALHKLPEREMAASGWLALGPIGTGALGLLLLGADAPHIFAASGLSGVGDVAFGVGVLGGVMLWGYGAWWLMLALLKTASYLLRGMPFNMGWWGFTFPLGVYALATLALANVTHLAIFSAIGGGLTFGLAALWVIVAARTAHGAWRGFLFVCPCLAVAETAGEIEAEEAAKELL; from the coding sequence ATGGTGCGGCAGTTCACGCCCAACTGGTTCGCCGCCACCATGGGCTCCGGCGTGCTGGCGCTGGCGCTGAATCAGTTTCCGTTCGCCATTCCGGGGCTTCATGAGACCGCGAGGGCGCTGTGGATGTTCAACATCGCCCTTTTCGTTCTGTTCAGCCTTCTCTACACGGCGCGGTGGGTTTTCTTCTTCGACGGCGCGCGGCGCATCTTCGGGCATCCGGTCGCCTCGATGTTCTTTGGCGCGATTCCGATGGGACTTGCGACGATCGTCAATGGCTTTCTCGTGTTCGGCGTTCCGCTCTGGGGCGAGAGGGCGGTCGCCATCGCCGCGGCGCTGTGGCGGGCGGATGTCGCCCTGTCGCTCGCCTGCGGCATCCTCATTCCGTTCCTGATGTTCACGCGGCAGGATCACAGCATCGCGAAGATGACGGCGGTCTGGCTCCTGCCCGTGGTCGCGGCCGAGGTCGCCGCCGCGAGCGGCGCTTTGCTGGCCCCCCATCTCGCGCCGTCCGAGGCCTTCGGCGTCGTTATTGCGAGCTATGCGCTCTGGGCTTTTTCCGTGCCGCTGGCGATGAGCCTTCTCGTGATTTTGCTGCTGCGGCTTGCCTTGCACAAATTGCCGGAGCGGGAGATGGCGGCCTCCGGCTGGCTGGCGCTGGGGCCGATCGGCACCGGCGCTCTCGGCCTCCTGCTGCTCGGCGCCGACGCGCCGCATATTTTCGCAGCCTCCGGCCTTTCCGGCGTCGGAGACGTCGCCTTCGGGGTCGGCGTTCTCGGCGGCGTTATGCTGTGGGGCTATGGCGCCTGGTGGCTCATGCTCGCGCTTTTGAAGACGGCTTCGTATCTCCTCCGCGGCATGCCGTTCAACATGGGTTGGTGGGGCTTTACGTTTCCGCTCGGCGTCTATGCGCTGGCGACGCTCGCGCTGGCGAATGTCACGCATCTGGCCATCTTCTCCGCGATCGGCGGCGGCTTGACCTTTGGCCTCGCCGCGCTCTGGGTGATCGTCGCGGCGCGGACGGCGCATGGGGCCTGGCGCGGCTTTCTCTTCGTCTGCCCGTGTCTTGCGGTGGCCGAAACCGCTGGTGAGATCGAAGCGGAGGAGGCGGCGAAGGAGCTTCTATGA
- a CDS encoding LysR substrate-binding domain-containing protein yields MTLEQLRIFVAVAERQHMTQAARDLNLAQSAASSAIAALEARHDAKLFNRVGRRIELTEAGRIFLDEARSVLAQAESAERALREINGLRRGALTVQASQTIASYWLPRHLVAFHGAYPLMEIKLTIGNTAQVAAAVEQGAVEIGFVEGAIENEHLAAAPVARDQLALVVGPEHPWAERSGLDASELIRGDWVLREKGSGTRSVFEAALMQLGVDARALRVVMEMPSNEAVRAVVEAGLGATALSASVAAPSLEAGLLRQAPLDLPDRAFYALSHRERSQSRAAKALLAIIGQSAPPAETVKGSPGNKR; encoded by the coding sequence ATGACACTGGAACAACTTCGCATTTTCGTCGCCGTCGCGGAGCGCCAGCACATGACGCAAGCGGCGCGCGATCTCAATCTGGCGCAGTCGGCGGCTTCCAGCGCCATCGCCGCGCTCGAGGCGCGCCACGACGCCAAACTCTTCAATCGCGTCGGGCGCCGGATCGAGCTGACCGAAGCCGGCCGGATTTTCCTTGACGAGGCGCGTTCGGTGCTGGCGCAAGCCGAGTCGGCGGAACGCGCCTTACGTGAAATCAACGGCTTGCGGCGTGGCGCGCTCACCGTGCAGGCGAGCCAGACCATCGCCAGCTATTGGCTGCCCCGCCACCTTGTCGCTTTTCACGGCGCCTATCCGCTGATGGAGATCAAGCTTACGATCGGCAATACGGCGCAGGTCGCCGCCGCCGTCGAGCAGGGCGCGGTTGAAATCGGATTTGTCGAGGGCGCCATTGAGAACGAGCATCTCGCCGCGGCGCCCGTCGCGCGCGATCAACTGGCCCTGGTCGTCGGCCCGGAGCATCCGTGGGCCGAACGGTCCGGGCTCGACGCATCCGAACTGATCCGCGGCGACTGGGTGTTGCGCGAAAAGGGTTCCGGCACGCGATCCGTCTTCGAGGCGGCGCTGATGCAGCTTGGCGTTGATGCGCGTGCGCTTCGCGTCGTCATGGAGATGCCCTCCAACGAGGCCGTCCGGGCGGTGGTCGAGGCGGGCCTTGGCGCGACCGCGCTCTCAGCGTCGGTCGCCGCGCCCAGTCTCGAAGCCGGCTTGCTGCGTCAGGCGCCGCTTGATCTGCCCGACCGCGCATTTTACGCATTGAGCCATCGCGAGCGGAGCCAGAGCCGCGCGGCGAAGGCTCTGCTCGCCATCATCGGGCAATCCGCGCCGCCTGCGGAAACCGTCAAGGGATCCCCCGGGAACAAGCGCTAA
- the ilvD gene encoding dihydroxy-acid dehydratase, producing the protein MPPYRSRTTTHGRNMAGARGLWRATGMKDSDFGKPIIAVVNSFTQFVPGHVHLKDLGQLVAREIEAAGGVAKEFNTIAVDDGIAMGHDGMLYSLPSREIIADSVEYMVNAHCADAMVCISNCDKITPGMLMASLRLNIPVVFVSGGPMEAGKVLLGGKTKALDLIDAMVAAADDKVSAEDVAAIERSACPTCGSCSGMFTANSMNCLTEALGLSLPGNGSVLATHADRRRLFVEAGHLIVDLARRYYEEDDATVLPRSIASFEAFENAMTLDIAMGGSTNTVLHLLAAAHEGQIDFTMQDIDRLSRRVPVLCKVAPSVPDVHLEDVHRAGGVMAILGELERAGLVHADVPVVHALSLKDALERWDVRRTSSETVAEFYRAAPGGVPTQTAFSQSARWAETDLDRKAGVIRDAEHAYSRDGGLAVLYGNLAEDGAIVKTAGVDALNLVFAGPARVFESQDSAVEGILGNGVKAGDVVVIRYEGPRGGPGMQEMLYPTSYLKSKGLGKACALITDGRFSGGTSGLSIGHVSPEAAEGGAIGLVEDGDRIEIDIPNRRIHLAVSDEELAHRRAAMQEKGKAGWKPAHRTRKVSTALKAYAAFTTSAARGAVRDVEQLER; encoded by the coding sequence ATGCCCCCATATCGCTCTCGCACGACAACGCATGGACGCAACATGGCTGGCGCGCGGGGACTCTGGCGCGCGACGGGAATGAAGGACAGCGATTTCGGCAAGCCGATCATCGCCGTCGTCAATTCCTTCACGCAATTCGTGCCGGGTCATGTCCATCTGAAGGACCTCGGCCAGCTGGTCGCGCGCGAGATCGAGGCGGCGGGCGGCGTCGCCAAGGAATTCAACACGATCGCAGTCGATGACGGCATCGCGATGGGCCATGACGGGATGCTCTATAGTCTGCCGTCGCGGGAAATCATCGCGGATTCGGTCGAATATATGGTCAACGCCCATTGCGCCGACGCGATGGTGTGCATTTCCAACTGCGACAAGATCACCCCCGGCATGCTGATGGCCTCGCTGCGCCTCAACATTCCCGTGGTTTTCGTCTCGGGCGGCCCCATGGAGGCGGGGAAGGTCCTGCTCGGCGGCAAAACGAAAGCGCTCGACCTCATCGACGCCATGGTCGCCGCCGCGGACGACAAAGTCTCCGCCGAGGATGTCGCCGCCATAGAGCGCTCCGCCTGCCCTACCTGCGGCTCGTGCTCCGGCATGTTCACCGCCAATTCGATGAATTGCCTGACCGAGGCGCTCGGCCTCTCGCTGCCGGGCAATGGCTCGGTGCTGGCGACGCACGCCGACCGCAGGCGGCTTTTCGTCGAGGCCGGCCATCTCATCGTCGATCTGGCGCGGCGCTATTATGAAGAGGATGACGCGACCGTCCTGCCGCGGTCGATCGCGAGCTTTGAAGCGTTCGAGAACGCCATGACGCTCGACATTGCGATGGGCGGCTCCACCAATACAGTGCTGCATCTGCTCGCCGCCGCGCATGAGGGCCAGATCGACTTCACGATGCAGGACATCGACCGGCTGTCGCGGCGCGTGCCGGTTCTGTGCAAGGTCGCCCCTTCCGTCCCCGACGTTCATCTCGAAGACGTGCATCGGGCCGGCGGCGTCATGGCCATTCTCGGCGAATTGGAGCGGGCCGGCCTCGTTCATGCCGATGTCCCGGTCGTTCACGCGTTGAGCCTTAAGGACGCGCTGGAGCGCTGGGACGTGCGGCGCACCTCCAGCGAAACGGTGGCGGAATTTTATCGCGCGGCGCCCGGCGGCGTGCCGACGCAGACCGCCTTCAGCCAGAGCGCGCGCTGGGCTGAGACTGATCTCGATCGCAAGGCCGGCGTCATCCGCGACGCCGAACACGCCTATTCCAGGGATGGCGGCCTCGCCGTTCTCTACGGCAATCTCGCCGAGGATGGCGCCATCGTGAAGACAGCGGGCGTCGACGCTTTGAACCTTGTCTTCGCCGGACCGGCGCGGGTTTTCGAAAGTCAGGACTCAGCTGTCGAAGGCATCCTCGGCAATGGCGTCAAGGCCGGCGACGTCGTGGTCATCCGTTATGAGGGCCCGCGCGGCGGACCCGGCATGCAGGAGATGCTCTATCCGACGAGCTATCTGAAGTCGAAGGGCCTCGGCAAGGCTTGCGCGCTCATCACGGACGGACGTTTTTCCGGCGGCACTTCGGGACTTTCGATCGGCCATGTCTCGCCGGAAGCGGCGGAGGGCGGCGCCATTGGGCTCGTCGAGGATGGCGACAGGATCGAGATCGACATCCCGAACCGGCGCATTCATCTTGCCGTATCGGACGAAGAGCTCGCCCATCGCCGGGCGGCGATGCAGGAAAAGGGCAAAGCCGGCTGGAAACCGGCGCACCGCACGCGAAAGGTCTCGACGGCGCTCAAAGCCTATGCCGCTTTTACGACCAGCGCCGCGCGCGGCGCCGTGCGCGATGTGGAGCAGCTGGAGCGCTGA
- a CDS encoding DUF2853 family protein, with protein sequence MADHLADVTKYAKKAVNEAALAGLEKTYRLVLSQADSRFVACSDPAERDTVRENFLKKKLGLTGGDLDGAIKAVCEAMKDEHNKSRLTFYYLLAEHFDRLDAFSA encoded by the coding sequence ATGGCTGATCATCTTGCCGACGTCACGAAATACGCCAAAAAAGCGGTGAATGAAGCGGCTCTCGCTGGCCTTGAAAAGACCTATCGGCTGGTGTTGAGCCAGGCCGACTCGCGTTTTGTCGCCTGTTCCGATCCGGCCGAGCGCGACACGGTGCGGGAAAACTTCCTCAAAAAGAAATTGGGGCTGACCGGCGGCGACCTCGACGGCGCCATCAAGGCCGTTTGCGAGGCGATGAAGGACGAGCACAATAAATCACGCCTGACCTTCTACTATCTGCTGGCGGAACATTTCGACAGGCTCGACGCATTTTCCGCGTAG